aaatatcataCATATTCATGCAGCTTCCTTTTATAAatcaacaaattttttttatccAATTCTTCGCCGTAACAAATTTGTCGtataaaaagataataaaatatattacaaaatacgtAGAAGATTTTTCCAGCAAAACCCATTATAGCTATTATCTAaatctattatatttttattttcaataaaataaaataattttttgaagGCCGAATATTGAGATATAGTTCTTTTATCCGCTACGACAATTAACTTATGCTTTGCTCTAGTTATAGCCACAGTTAATCGCCGGTGGTCCCCCAGTACTTCTAACTCctatgtttaaaaaatattaattagacCATTATTTTTAACTTATATAAATCTATTAAACTTAAATATGTTACCTCTCTTATATCACTAAAGTTAGTTATACTTTTAGCGCATGAATAAATTATGATCTCTTTATCGCGTCCTTGATATTGATCAACAGTATTTATCTCTATATCCTCTGCAACAacttttttcaataaattaacATGCGCTCTAAATGGTGCAATAACGCCAATATTTTCAAGATTCGCATTCACCTAAACATTAAAACAATTATACCAATATAAATTTACTATAAACGTGGCTAATTTAAATGTTATTCAACGTCACTTTTAAAAATGTTTTCACTAGTTTAGACACTATAACAGCTTCCCAAATGTTTGAGTTCACTTCGTCGCTATCTAGATATCCTTTTTCACTTAAGTTATAGTTTTCTTTTAGTTTATTGGTACATCCCGTGTTTAATACGATTACGGAGTCACTTATATCAGATGATAATACCTTCTGTATCCATTCTTCTTCTTTTGTTAAAACCTGAAATATAATCTTATTAGCTTACGAATATAACATTGAAGggtgttttatttattacatttacttCTTTGGATGGTGTAACGAAAGTAGCATTCTCTATGGAAGTATCACCTGCTTCTAACATGTCATTATATGTAAGCTTATTTGCTAAgtacattatatttttattcattctatACTGTTTTGTTAGCTTAATAGTATTGTTTTCGCTATCCAACCGAGCAAATAAGGATTCATCTGCACCAAGTTTTCTGTGAAAAGAagattattacaattttataatgaaAGTGAATGAGGAGCTAAAAAATATTATCTTTGTAATCATAATTGGACTACATGTATTTGTGcggatttatatttttattgaatGCAACTAAAAGAAACAGCCTAAGCAGAGATTTGTATTTCTACATCTATAAATgtctcataaatgcataaaaattcgaagcctaattataatgtaatacattCAAAAGTATTCTGATAGATACCTGGCTAACTTGCTCTTAATAATTGGGGGCAATTGGTCAGGATCTCCTACaagaataaatttctttgcACTGTATAAAGGACGTAATACAGTTGGTTGCAACACCTGCGTGCTTTCATCCACGATACATACGTCAAACATACGTCTTCCAAGAAGTGCATGATGGGCTCCGTAACAAGTTACGCCGATAATATTCTGTAAAATTATGaagataattaataaaattaattataataggaATCACCATATCTTTAGTGCTATATGAATACCTTTAATGCTACagaaaaaaaattcttttttaaataaaattatttacaaaatactACGCCTGGGTAAATTTTAAAACTTTTTCCTATTACCATAATCCTAGAAGTATTCAGgatgataattttattatagaaaatatCATGTTTAGAAATAGTTCATACTTTACTAGAATACACCGCCTCTAAACTACTCGGTGTATTACAATTTGCTGTAGCGTACGCTTCACTTTTGTGTCTTAAAGATGGATGGGTCGATGATCCTAATCTCAGGAAGTCGATATTCTTGTGTAACAGTTTCAATAAAATATTGTCTACAGCACTGTTTGTATGTGAAGTAATTAACACAGAATGCCCTAGTTTATGCAGGACTTCTACTAGAGCAACTATTGTCTGCGTTTTTCCTGTACCTGGCATTCCCTTAATTAAAAGATATTCTTTCGCGGATATTGCCATTAAAACTGCTCTTTgctgaattttatttaaattttgtaatatccTCGCACTTGCCTTTATGATCGGATATGGCAAACCTTTTTCAAAACATGCTGGTTTCCTGATAAAAAGACAAGTTCAACaaaaaaagatataaagatttataaaaagatataaagatGAAAATTCTACAAACTTGTCTATCACAATATCTCGTAATTTCTCGCAAATTTCACTGTCACTCATTAAACCTCCTACGTTCGCAAGATTGCCAGAAAATAAGCTGGAAGACGAGTACTTATCTATGTGGAAAAATTCGTTTATATTATACTTGGTGACATCTCTGAAATCAAATGGAAGATTATAATTCAACACAATGTTCAACAAAAAAGCTTTCTTTTTAATGTACCTTTCTAATATTAATGTAATAGAATTTTCTTTCCTTTGTGCTATAAATCCTGCGGATAAATTTATCCTTGTATTTGTGCTAACTAAAACATATTCATTATCTGAAAATTCCATATatggaatattaatatttgAGAATTGTGTGTCGAGATTTGAGCGAACAAAAGTATGTCTGTATTTTGTATCGCAATCAGTAACTTTTCCTATCACTTTCAAATTACATATACAAGTTTTCTTTGCTTCCCTGGAGAAATGGAGCaatcaatttaattaaaaagatcaatataattttataaaaatgatcATACAGCTTTTTACCTTTTTTCTGGGCTTAATGTCCATAGATATCTCATTACATTATTGCTCGACTgtgaactttcttccatctgtAATAAAGAAATCCAATGCAACACATAATCGATATGACTAGGTTTGTATTTATCCAAGATTTTTTTTCCTAACTCCACTAATGGGTTTGTCTCAGATAACTGTATACTTGAATCTTTGCTCAAGTACATGCAGCATAATGTATTGTAAGTACATTTTGAACAGGCATTATGATGATTAATTGGCTCTGGTAAATCCAACATCTGCAAATCTGATTTAGAAGTTAGATTCGTTAATTTCTCACTCGATTTGGGAACAAAATAACTAGCTAAGGAGTTCCTTAATAGTATCAAGTCTCTTTTTTCAGGATGGGTACTACTAATCTCTTGTATATTATTCTCCCTGTAATAGAATGCATtggtattataattaatttagtAAAACTTTAATATGCTCTGGTAAGTGTTACCTAAGTATGAGTATGGTATGAGTACCTAAGATAAAGTAAAAGACCTGTATCCGTGTCTTGACCTGTAAGAGTCATCATCATGATGTAAAGAATAACTTGCGCCCTGTGCTCCAAAGAAAATGAAGGCTTCCCTGTCTTAATTTCAAGTGGCATAATTTTTTGTTTGCAATTTACTTTAACTTCTGCACTAATATCTATCTTTCCTTTTAAACCTAATTTAGGCAGCCaaatattctcttctatgtCCCTAATTTGAGCGATTCTACCTTTAAAGTTattctttatattatttataccttGCTGCGTTTTatctaaaatttttaatattttcaataaaaaataataaatcgtgtattatatattttacatacctTTCAAATAATGTTGGATAAATTCTCGTATTTTTGGGACATATGGGAGAATTTGCTGCCTACAGGTCTCCAAAGATATGTTGGATGCATAAAGTAAACTGCATGTGTCTGTGGTCTGCAATATACTGTTCATTAACTTTGTAATATCGCTTACTTCACTAATGTTTTTTCTTATTGCCTGGAACATTAATAccacatttataaaatcttaGAAGAAGTCAGAAAGAATGTTAAATTACACTTACAGTTTGCAATAATTCATGCACTAAACTTCCAATAACCAGTGGTGTGGAATCTCCCATGAAAGGAGGCAGACTCTCCATCTTTCTAAACTTTTCACTTAAAACTGCCTTTCTTTTACAAAATAATGCACCAGATACTGTTGTCCCAGATATTAATGCATCTGGTTGAACAATAAGAAAGCCATTACTGTTATCTATAATCCATTGGTTATTTTCTTTTCTAGCTTGAATAACAACAATGTCATCTTTTTGTACTTTAGCATCCTTCCTAAATTTCAATTCGAAGAATTgaattaaatattctattttaaatGCACTATTGTAATTGTGTTACTTACCAGAAATCTGAACATCTGACGGTTGTATCAGATGTTTCACAGTCTTCTTGGTTCACAGTTAACAATATACTATTATACTCCCTTTGTACATCAATAATTTTACATCTCTGCAaggaattaaaattaatttggcTAATATTTGAACACCATTCTTCCTCAAAACAATCTTTAAAATCATCTGTAAAAAATGACTCTATTTCCGAATGAATTCCTTCATGCTTTTTATCACTAAACACAGATTGTTTCATATGATCTGTTTTGTTCTCTTTTATCAAATGATTATCAGGCTGAATCTCTTGTAACAGTGTTTTCTTTTCCATTATTTGTTTTTTGTTTGATTTATATGTTGTGCTTATATATTCATTGGTATCTATATTTTCCTTCCAATCATATTCTGTTGTAAAAATGTCTTCAGAtatagtttcatttatagccATGTCAGTATCGTTATTTTTACTAGAGCTATTGAATATATCAATTACATTGTCTTTATTTCCAATTGCAAGTCTTTGTTTTCTTGGAGTTTGATGTATGCTTTGTATGCTACATGCATCTGAGATATTATCACATTTTGCAATTTTAACTCGTGTTGAATCTATATCTTTTgaaatctttctctttcttggtGTTTCACAATTTACAGCATTGATTTCAATTGTACTATTCATTGTACTACTATTACTTATACCTTTTGTAAAATAAACTGATATTTTCTTCTGAGAAAGTTTTGTGCCATTATTTGAGTAGctctatgaaaaaagaaatcaCACCGATAAAACAAAGATGTTCATGAATTTTACATGTTTAGTGACCAAAAAGCAAAATAGTAAATAAGAATTGTTGGATAAAAGCTATATATTACTTTTGGTTTCGTTTACTGAAGGATAAATTTCAGGATGCAAAGATGCACTGAatgcatataaaaatattcaaaatatagtacttactatatttaatatatttatttatttttattgcttaTTACTTGAATTTGCCACTAACAAATATAAGTCATTTAGCTCATAGGATTTAATAGATAAAGTAATTCTTTACTTAGGTTctatctttttaattatatacataaaaatatgaatttgcataaatatccataaatatatattaccTTAGCAGACTGACTTACTTTCTTCATTGTAAGTCCAATCTTCAGATCTTTCTTTTTCAATCCAAGTTTGTTCAGAAAGATGAAACTCAAACAATGGATGGTCTAATCTAAACTCTGTAATATCATCCATCATTAATTCGCGCGCAATTTCTATTAGAGAATTAAGAATCATAGAATCATGCAATTACAAGAGGAGATATGGAAACACATTTTATAATGACTGGAGAAACTGTACATATAGGGAATTTAGAAACATACTTTATTTTTGAAAGAAATATATCATAAAAGTGAAAAAATGATATTTGTTGTACAGAATAAAGAAAATGTTTAATAATGAAAATGCCTACTAATATTTCaatctataataaaatttatgtatgacattatacatactatcagaatatataactatatagtaactatatagttatatagctgatacaaataacattatacttgcataaatatttgaaattcacATAATTAACTAcataatatgtaattatatttatgatgtgtaaaataatacaaatttaaatataatcagGAGAGGTAAATGAGACAACGTAATATGAATTTGGAGTAAATTCCGGCTTTCAATCTTAAGGTATTGTAAAATAGAGACGAACtgtcaaaattaattttttaagcgAGAAGCAATTCAATTTAAATTTGTTGTACAATGATATCTGATGATATACAGCTAAACGATCTTATTACATGATCATGATTTATAATTAATGATTACCCGCCAACAATTAAAACACCACATGCTCAGTAATGCTGCTACGCTACCTACTGGTAAAAGCTAAAAGTGAAGTCATTCAAGACTGCAATTGTGAAATTGTTCAATATTTGTATACTATAATcttgtttaaatattatattatgtatgttatacatattaataaatatatttttcgccTTCTATTAAATAAAAGTCAGTATCGTATCCAGTAATCCCTAGCAATGTAGTTTGAAAATTACTTCCTtatgtattaatattattatttctgaAACAATTATATTCATCTTGTgatatatgtatttacatatatcaaatgACCTAAGGACTACACATTGAACGAGTATCCATCTCTCATAGGTGATCGATTAAACTTTAATGTATATTATTAAATCTTTATCATTCGTAGCCTATAAGTTCCTAACCTATTGAAAAAGGTGAATGAAGGATGAAAGTTAAATTGAATTTCATtcatttcataaataaatatttcaattacaaTAGTGTGAAATATTATTCGCAATCGAAAACTCTGTTTAATAAGACGGagattgattttaaaaattggGAGGAAGAGTTAGAGAGAACGATGCAAGTTCTACCAAATTTTATCACACTTGAAGAAGAAAAGTCTTTAATGGAAGAAATTGATCCTTATGTGAGAAGACTAAAATATGAACAGTCGCATTGGGATGATGTTAGTATAATGAAATTGATCTATCactatttctataaaattctaATTGTACATCCCCAAATTGATTATTATAGGCAATACATAATTATAGAGAAACGGAAAAAGGCAAATGGAACAATGAGAATGCAAAGATAATAAATAGAATTCGAGAGAAAGCATTTTCTAAAGATATGTCTCAGATTTCACTGATACACGTTTTAGACTTAGCACCAGAAGGATGGATAAAGCCACATGTTGATAGCATTAGAGTAtgtattttactttttaatttctaacacAAGCAGGATTTACATAGATGGAATTCTTCTTCATAGTTCTGTGGAGAGATTATTACTGGTTTAAGTTTGTTAACTGATAGTGTAATGAGACTAAAAATGGTTGATAATGTAACTTTATATAAAGATTTTCTATTGCCAAGAAGATCTCTATATATAATGAGGTAAGAGTAATGATTCCttaattatttacattatttatattatattattatatattatattaatgcaactcatgtatattatttatattaagtaCTTTTAATCCATATATATGACCTGTTATCTTCGCTTTATAGTGGTGCAGCTAGGTACAATTATAATCACGAAATTCTAAAAAATGAAGAATCTTTTTTTAAAGGACAACATATATTAAAGGGCAGACGTATTTCAGTAATATGTAGATGTCAACCACAACGTGATGCTTAGTACCATACAGTTATACATAACTGTTTCGAAAAgttatattgtacatatataaaatatattatttaatacattataaataaaaataatttaatagaaagtaaaaaaaaatatatattctctTAAACACGTGAAGTCAAagataaatatatacaaatgaTCACGTGACGCTGCAATTATTGGTTAATAGTTGCTAGTATATTGAAATCTTCAGGAATGATTTtaattgatattttaaaaaatgttttaattgAGCGGCCGAACTTATGACATTTATTTAACCTGTAGTAAAATATACTTAAGAGGATAATGTTTTGaaaaataactttttattttatatcacaGAATTTTGAATATGATATAATTTCCCCTAGATTTTGATTACATGGTTTTACTTATTTTCTCTCGCCAATCTCATTAGACTctcttttataataaaactagaTCACATTTTATAGTGAATTTCAAGGTTAAAAATCCAAGTCATGAATGTTGATATACAGAAGtaatatgaatattttaaatcATGTTTTCGACTGAGATTAGAGACGCGTTAGCCACAACCGCCTCGATTTGCacggttttacaatttttagcCGGCGTGTAAGTAAAAATACGAGCCTGCAACAGACTTACTCTtatgaagaaaattttaaaatatagttGTGTAATTTATTGTCATAATCATGTACAATAAGGTCCCAAATTATAATCATATAACTTCATAAAACTTTCTTTTGATAATGACAAGAAAAAATCTAAAAAAATAAGCGTTAATTCTCTTTTGTTACACTCAACAAATTTTATTGTCTTATAATGAAATCAGAAAGTTACAAAAGTATGTTTTAGGCTAGTATGCAGAAAGATCATTAAAAATGGCAGTACAGGAAATAGCTCAATCTTGGCATTTGTAACATGTTATACATCGTAAGTGTTATACCTTTTTGACTTCAAAAACAGTTTATTGCTAACAGATGTTGATTACCCTTAATGATTGTTCATTTGATCCTCATATTAATGCTTAATTTATAAACATTTTAATGACTCTTAAACATTTACTTAACGTTTATTATTGGAGTCAAGTTCTTGTATAATATGTTACAGATGTATCTTGTGGATGAGATACGGTATGCTTATTGGAGATCGATTTATATTGTTAGTGAATGTTTTTGGCTCCATACTCCAAGCATCTTATGTTTACATATTCATTTTGTATAGTGTACAAAAATTTAAACCAATAAAACAAATGATTGCAGCCACTTGCTTCCTTGGAGTTGTGTACTTTTATAGTTTTTATGAGGAAGACAGAGCATTAGCTGCAAAATATGTTGGTTTCCTTAGTTGTATATTAACAGTATTATTTTTTGCATCTCCATTAATGATGTTGGTAAGTCTCCTAATTTTTTCAGTTTGTAATAATTGCTTGGCTTGAAGAACAGATaatggaataaaatattttttaggcACATGTGATAAGAGTTAAAAGTACAGAAAGTTTACCATTTCCCATTATCATGGCTTCTTTAATAGTTTCTTGTCAGTGGTTTGCATACGGTTGCCTTCTTAATGATCGATTCATACAAATACCAAATTTCTTAGGCTGTGTATTATCTGCATTTcaactttgtttctttttagtTTATCATAACGATCAATCTAATGAGACTTACCTgatataatattaacaaatatttgTCACATATTATGTActgtaaacaaataaatatattttttaatatattaatcataaattaaaatacatggTTTGTACTCTCaaagagaaatatatttttgaaataattaatggACTTCTTAATTGAAAGAAAACACTACTTATTCTTCAAATTTGATTTCTTCCCGCTAAAAACTGCTGCTATGCGAGTTCTCAAACACTTCTGTTGGCACTATAAAATTCCCTAAATGTAAGAATAAGGACTGATACACAATTTACACAATACAGAATTTAcacaatttataaaaatataacgatGGCATTACAATACCTTACAATAATACcttatttctaaaaataaaagaattatataatagatttataacaaaaattattttccatGTATTAAACCTACAAATTACTTTCCTTTTCTACTCCTAGTAAATCTATAAATTACTTTCCTTTTCTTACTTTTCCAACATATATTAATTGATAATTCGAGCATACATCATTATACTTTTTACGTtttgttaatataaaaatataaaatattcaaaaacaaACAACTTCATAATGCTTAAAAACCACATTAGTGCTTCACTTGAACTCCGTATTAGTCATACATCTGTTCCAAATATACCAAAACAAATATTGTTTAACTGCTGCAAAATTACTACTCATATTCTAAAAAATCTTTTTCGCATTCTGCTGTTATAATATCGTTCAAGATAATcgattttctcttaaaaatgcTGCTTTAAAGGCGGAAGTTGACGAAGCGAATATATTAGTGAAACACATTGGTGGAGTTCCGGGGCGGGCCGGTTGGCAGCATTGACAGAGGTGGTGtcgagaagagagaaagaggtgcGGTGTTGCGTGACTGACTTGCGAGTCCGAGCGTGTGTGTTTGTTGTGTTGTACGAGGAAGAAATTTGTACTTCTCTTATTTGGGAAGAAAACaaggaaaacaaaaaaaaaaaaaggaaaatagggAAAACCGTTTCGCTTGATCTTTGTTTTTGGGGGAAAGAGACCGTACGTTTGGAAGAAAAAAGAATCATGTCGTCGTACATCCAGGTTGCCGAGGACGAAGGCGATGAGCCGATTGAATTGCCGACCGAGGACGATAGCACACTTTTATTGACTACCGTAACCGCCCAGTTCCCCGGGACATGTGGCCTGAAATATCGGAATCCAGAATCTCGGACGATGCGTGGCATTCGTCTCGTTGACGGGCGTCTTCATCCACCGGAAAATGGATGGGGCAAGGCGATTTACTTCTGTGTTTTTCCAAAAGGTGCTTATTTCACTATGAATCGTTGCTTTTTCAATcgccctctctctttctctctcgctctcttggcatatatatatatatatatatatatatatatgatatatagatatatagatatagatatatatatctttCTCTCCCCTATTTCCTCCCCTCCTTCTCCCCACTCCTTTCCAAAAATGTACTAACGCCACACGAATCAAGATCAACTATATGTATATAGCATGCTTTTGCATATACTGAAggaacaaaaatattaatactCACATAgattgttttaaaaaatttttgtatGAATTTTGAAAACTGTAATTAGATTAtggatttttatgtaaatttgtgTATTTTTGGGAATGTAATTGGAAAGGTAGAATCTCGTAAATGTAGAAAATTGGTTTACTTTTCAAATATTGTAGAAAGTACTATGATTTAGATgttctatatatatttccattttatatgGATTTTGCAGTTTCAAaattataaatgcataaaaatccgcagtcttgTAATTTTACAGTGATTgtaatttttttttgtaaaatataacaaGTAGGGGTTCAGAATTATAATGATATCAGTTTTGACTCTTGaaacattattttataaaattttcatacgaATTTCAAGAAACATTGTTACATGTAACCTAAATTTTTACTTTGGTTATGATTCTTATAAGGGTTTCGTATTGtttttaaatgattttttttGATTCTACGTAGTCTTTTGATCTTTGGTTGGTTTGGAAATCTGATCTAGCATCAATCTTTTATTGATTTTATGATTTCCGAAATTGTATGTTTCAATAAAAGCAGTTTgtggaatatttattattatttatctttattgTACTACTTATTATGATGTATATTTATGATTCAAATTCGAAAGTTATGTTTTGCAGATTTGTATGGGATTTTATAACTAAATTTAATATGTGTTGGTATTTCTGATCATCACTATATATTGATTAATGTGAAACTTAAAAGTTTCTTAAACTTATCAATTGTTTATAACAAATTGAAGTTTTTTTTTAGTTCTTGTGAGTTTAGTAATATTATTGTTGCTAATGCTTGATCTTGAATAATTCATGTTGATCTTATGATGATCATCAGACTGCAGATGTTTACGCTAATTTACGTTTTTGCGAATGTAACTAAGTAAAGTTGTTTCAGCTACTAGCTTGAATATTACATATACTTGTTCAGATTATACAAATGCTATGTAATgctatgtaattttatatttaaatttcccataaatgcataaacatctatAGTTTAATGGTAATTTTACTCATATACTTGTCTTTTTCGAAGTCCAGTACATGTGTTTGTGTTTGTTATATTTTGAGCTTTCAAATCCATcctatcttttccttttttttcttggtttatgtttttttttactttttttcaaGAACATAGAACTTCACCTTTTTTCATATTGcataattttttttcattaatcctCTGATTCCCATAACTCAGACTAGGATACAATATGGAAAACATTTGTTAATTTCTATctctataaatatattttagtatatatataaaatttcctttttccattatttaatgtaaacagcaaaaacttttatctatagaataaaaaatagaacaaggtaatacaaataacaaaatcCTGGAATTCCAATATTAATTCTACATTTCATAAGTATATAAAAATCCAAATATCAAAAAACtagtatttt
This genomic stretch from Bombus affinis isolate iyBomAffi1 chromosome 16, iyBomAffi1.2, whole genome shotgun sequence harbors:
- the LOC126925776 gene encoding uncharacterized protein LOC126925776 isoform X1; amino-acid sequence: MKVKLNFIHFINKYFNYNSVKYYSQSKTLFNKTEIDFKNWEEELERTMQVLPNFITLEEEKSLMEEIDPYVRRLKYEQSHWDDAIHNYRETEKGKWNNENAKIINRIREKAFSKDMSQISLIHVLDLAPEGWIKPHVDSIRFCGEIITGLSLLTDSVMRLKMVDNVTLYKDFLLPRRSLYIMRLVCRKIIKNGSTGNSSILAFVTCYTSCILWMRYGMLIGDRFILLVNVFGSILQASYVYIFILYSVQKFKPIKQMIAATCFLGVVYFYSFYEEDRALAAKYVGFLSCILTVLFFASPLMMLAHVIRVKSTESLPFPIIMASLIVSCQWFAYGCLLNDRFIQIPNFLGCVLSAFQLCFFLVYHNDQSNETYLI
- the LOC126925776 gene encoding alpha-ketoglutarate-dependent dioxygenase alkB homolog 7, mitochondrial-like isoform X2 gives rise to the protein MKVKLNFIHFINKYFNYNSVKYYSQSKTLFNKTEIDFKNWEEELERTMQVLPNFITLEEEKSLMEEIDPYVRRLKYEQSHWDDAIHNYRETEKGKWNNENAKIINRIREKAFSKDMSQISLIHVLDLAPEGWIKPHVDSIRFCGEIITGLSLLTDSVMRLKMVDNVTLYKDFLLPRRSLYIMSGAARYNYNHEILKNEESFFKGQHILKGRRISVICRCQPQRDA